Proteins encoded within one genomic window of Actinoplanes octamycinicus:
- a CDS encoding CocE/NonD family hydrolase, whose amino-acid sequence MVLVLAGTASPARAAGTTGFQAVDIAGAGGVTLKANWIAPAGTGRHPAILFPSSWGLNDLEYLAQARILAGKGYVVVSYTPRGWWFSGGTIDTAGPLDMADLSRVVDWTIANTPADADRIGAAGISYGAGISLLGAGADRRIRAVAALSGWSDLVYSLYSGDTRHRQSSGLLSLAAQLVGKPSPELTQMLGDFNGNRNVDYVKAWGRARSASTSLDAINANQPAVLLANGWGDSFFPPNQLTDFFGRLTTPKRLELRPGDHAIAELTGVLGLPNDAWQSLYDWFDHYLAGRPTGVESAPAVRVKPLNAATESYPDWSALTGSTRRYGLGRIRLLDGTGLLGGAASTGWTKQLPAGKDTVAGGGVVLLTNGASAITGQQPSVWLPFVDRARAGVWAAERPSTVLRLRGTPKVHLELSGAAGTGTLVSYLYDLDALGNAKLITHAPVTWLTRTGSVDVDLFATAYDLPAGHSLTLVVDTADPLYYDENAPGDTITVTGGSYLDIPLRDR is encoded by the coding sequence TTGGTCCTCGTCCTGGCCGGCACCGCGAGCCCCGCCCGGGCCGCCGGCACCACCGGCTTCCAGGCGGTGGACATAGCCGGCGCCGGCGGCGTGACCCTCAAGGCCAACTGGATCGCTCCGGCCGGCACCGGCCGGCATCCGGCGATCCTCTTCCCGTCCAGCTGGGGCCTCAACGACCTGGAGTACCTCGCGCAGGCGAGGATCCTGGCCGGCAAGGGCTACGTGGTGGTCTCCTACACCCCGCGCGGCTGGTGGTTCTCCGGCGGCACGATCGACACGGCCGGGCCGCTGGACATGGCCGACCTGTCCCGGGTGGTGGACTGGACGATCGCGAACACCCCCGCGGACGCGGACCGGATCGGCGCGGCCGGCATCTCCTACGGCGCCGGGATCAGCCTGCTCGGCGCCGGCGCGGACCGGCGGATCCGGGCGGTGGCGGCGCTCAGCGGCTGGTCCGACCTGGTCTACTCGCTCTACTCCGGCGACACCCGGCACCGGCAGTCGTCCGGGCTGCTGTCGCTGGCCGCGCAGCTGGTCGGCAAGCCCAGCCCGGAGCTGACGCAGATGCTCGGCGACTTCAACGGCAACCGGAACGTCGACTACGTCAAGGCATGGGGCCGGGCCCGCTCGGCGAGCACCTCCCTGGACGCGATCAACGCGAACCAGCCGGCCGTGCTGCTGGCCAACGGCTGGGGTGACTCGTTCTTCCCGCCGAACCAGCTGACCGACTTCTTCGGGAGGCTGACCACCCCGAAACGCCTGGAACTGCGCCCCGGCGACCACGCGATCGCCGAGCTGACCGGCGTGCTCGGGCTGCCCAACGACGCCTGGCAGAGCCTCTACGACTGGTTCGACCACTACCTGGCCGGCCGGCCCACCGGGGTGGAGTCCGCGCCGGCCGTGCGGGTCAAGCCGCTGAACGCGGCCACCGAGTCGTACCCGGACTGGTCCGCCCTGACCGGCAGCACCCGCCGCTACGGCCTCGGCCGGATCCGCCTGCTGGACGGCACCGGGCTGCTCGGCGGCGCGGCCTCCACCGGCTGGACCAAGCAGCTGCCCGCCGGCAAGGACACCGTGGCCGGCGGCGGCGTGGTGCTGCTGACCAACGGCGCCTCGGCGATCACCGGGCAGCAGCCGAGCGTCTGGCTGCCGTTCGTCGACCGGGCCCGGGCCGGCGTCTGGGCCGCCGAGCGCCCGTCCACCGTGCTGCGCCTGCGCGGCACGCCGAAGGTGCACCTGGAGCTGTCCGGCGCGGCCGGCACCGGCACCCTGGTCAGCTACCTGTACGACCTGGACGCCCTGGGCAACGCCAAGCTGATCACCCACGCCCCGGTCACCTGGCTGACCCGGACCGGCAGCGTCGACGTCGACCTGTTCGCCACCGCCTACGACCTGCCGGCCGGCCACTCGCTCACCCTGGTGGTGGACACCGCCGACCCGCTCTACTACGACGAGAACGCGCCCGGCGACACGATCACCGTGACCGGCGGCTCCTACCTGGACATCCCGCTGCGGGATCGATGA
- a CDS encoding class F sortase yields MGGPRFFGTGRGALTAYGKGLVVALAAAGLLAGAQPARTTGARGGPVPPPVVAGPLVAGGFRSERTFPEVAEPVRVRIPQLRVDSALQRLGQAADGTIAVPSRVEVAGWYRLGPRPGQPGPAVILGHVDSRTGPGIFAGLSGVRPGALVTVDRADRSSVTFRITEVVRVPKVDFPTEAVYAPTLDPTLRLITCGGSFDAARGSYRDNVIAFADLA; encoded by the coding sequence ATGGGCGGACCGCGATTCTTCGGTACGGGCCGGGGCGCGCTCACCGCGTACGGGAAAGGTCTGGTTGTCGCTCTGGCCGCCGCGGGCCTGCTGGCGGGGGCGCAGCCCGCGCGGACCACCGGGGCGCGCGGCGGTCCGGTGCCGCCGCCGGTCGTCGCGGGCCCGCTGGTGGCCGGCGGCTTCCGGTCCGAGCGGACGTTTCCCGAGGTGGCCGAGCCGGTGCGGGTGCGGATCCCGCAGCTGCGCGTGGACAGCGCGCTGCAGCGGCTCGGGCAGGCGGCGGACGGGACGATCGCGGTGCCGAGCCGGGTCGAGGTGGCCGGGTGGTACCGGCTCGGGCCGCGTCCCGGCCAGCCCGGGCCGGCGGTGATCCTCGGGCACGTCGACTCGAGGACCGGCCCGGGGATCTTCGCCGGGCTCAGCGGGGTGCGCCCGGGCGCGCTGGTGACCGTCGACCGGGCCGACCGGAGCAGCGTGACGTTCCGGATCACCGAGGTGGTGCGGGTGCCCAAGGTGGACTTCCCGACCGAGGCGGTCTACGCGCCGACCCTCGATCCGACGCTGCGGCTGATCACCTGCGGGGGCAGTTTCGACGCCGCCCGAGGAAGCTACCGGGACAATGTCATCGCCTTCGCCGACCTCGCGTAG
- a CDS encoding 3-oxoacyl-ACP synthase III family protein gives MYVGITGAGAYLPEREVTTGELQDGIARAGGVRLPRGLFARLTGIEKRRIAGPDEYASTLGVHAARAALTDAELDPLDIDLLLFASASRDMVEPATAHIVQTELGSRAHALDVTNACNSFLNGIDLARSMVLAGRARRALVVTGETPSRVMRDRIDSLAEARRSFAGFTFGDAGAAVVVEPVARGGILDIDTETHSQHWTVGGIPGGGSRYPRGDEHTYFAGDGHRLRGVFEKVGASILDRVRARTGLEHTDYAKVLVHQVTLPYLDRFVEVTGVPRDRLEVTVTGLGNVASATLGVQLARIAPALDPGDKVLLMGLGGGVSMMTMVWER, from the coding sequence ATGTATGTCGGGATCACCGGGGCGGGCGCGTACCTTCCGGAGCGCGAGGTCACCACGGGCGAGCTGCAGGACGGCATCGCCCGGGCCGGTGGCGTCCGCCTGCCACGCGGGCTGTTCGCCCGGCTCACCGGCATCGAGAAACGCCGGATCGCCGGCCCCGACGAGTACGCCTCGACGCTCGGCGTGCACGCCGCCCGCGCCGCGCTGACCGACGCCGAGCTCGACCCGCTCGACATCGACCTGCTGCTGTTCGCCTCGGCGTCCCGGGACATGGTCGAACCGGCCACCGCGCACATCGTGCAGACCGAGCTGGGCAGCCGGGCGCACGCGCTGGACGTCACCAACGCCTGCAACAGCTTCCTCAACGGCATCGACCTGGCCCGCTCGATGGTCCTGGCCGGCCGGGCCCGCCGCGCCCTGGTGGTCACCGGCGAGACCCCGAGCCGGGTGATGCGCGACCGGATCGACAGCCTGGCCGAGGCGCGCCGCTCGTTCGCCGGGTTCACCTTCGGCGACGCCGGCGCCGCCGTGGTGGTCGAGCCGGTCGCCCGCGGCGGCATCCTGGACATCGACACCGAGACCCACTCGCAGCACTGGACGGTCGGCGGCATCCCGGGCGGCGGCTCCCGGTACCCGCGCGGCGACGAGCACACCTACTTCGCCGGCGACGGGCACCGGCTGCGCGGCGTCTTCGAGAAGGTCGGCGCCAGCATCCTGGACCGGGTCCGGGCCCGCACCGGGCTGGAGCACACCGATTACGCCAAGGTGCTGGTGCACCAGGTCACGCTGCCCTACCTGGACCGGTTCGTCGAGGTCACCGGAGTGCCCCGGGACCGCCTCGAGGTCACCGTCACCGGCCTGGGCAACGTCGCCAGCGCCACCCTCGGCGTCCAGCTCGCCCGGATCGCCCCGGCGCTGGACCCGGGCGACAAGGTGCTGCTGATGGGCCTGGGCGGCGGGGTCAGCATGATGACCATGGTCTGGGAGCGCTGA
- a CDS encoding class I adenylate-forming enzyme family protein — protein sequence MLDDLIAGLRPGDDTPALLGRRRVSRGDVAHLLSRYAGALHAHGLRPGDTLGIAVRPGARALAVLLAAYRNGLRVAVLDPSAGPDVLRARLGLAKPALIVADAAAQAVATWAAPLARRAGLALPDLTELAPTVTVGRRLPGSAPALAAGGPPPPAYDGDGDAVVIFTSGTTASPRAVVHTRSGLATGMRSVAELVQPRAGVPILGGMFFVLVPSLAAGAPVAMPSRRARTLGRQVTTLRPQATYLTPPQLRAALDAGVPFHGRVYSGSAPVSATLLNRVRAAGADQAWCVYALTEVFPAAAVEATEKAAHTGDGDLVGELLPGVRADLSPTGELRLAGAGVCDRYLGADPHPWVSTGDIARLDGRRVVLAGRAKDMILRRAENIYPGLYEPSLHVPGVALAVLVGVPAGDGDEDVVAIVETTPGADPAAVRAALREPLRRMGAARPDRVLFAPVPLAGRSRKPDRAAAAHLAATHAAFADPASSWTGR from the coding sequence GTGCTCGATGACCTGATCGCCGGCCTGCGGCCCGGCGACGACACCCCGGCGTTGCTGGGCCGCCGCCGGGTCTCCCGGGGAGACGTCGCTCACCTGCTTTCCCGGTACGCCGGCGCGCTGCACGCCCACGGCCTGCGTCCCGGCGACACGCTCGGCATCGCCGTCCGCCCGGGTGCCCGGGCGCTGGCGGTGCTGCTCGCGGCGTACCGGAACGGTCTGCGCGTCGCCGTGCTGGACCCGTCGGCCGGGCCGGACGTCCTGCGCGCCCGCCTCGGGCTGGCCAAGCCCGCGCTGATCGTCGCGGACGCGGCCGCGCAGGCGGTCGCCACCTGGGCCGCGCCGCTCGCCCGCCGGGCCGGCCTGGCCCTGCCCGACCTGACCGAGCTCGCCCCGACGGTCACCGTCGGCCGCCGCCTGCCCGGCTCGGCGCCCGCGCTCGCCGCCGGCGGACCGCCACCCCCGGCCTACGACGGCGACGGCGACGCGGTGGTGATCTTCACGTCCGGGACCACCGCGAGCCCGCGCGCGGTCGTGCACACCCGGTCCGGGCTGGCGACCGGGATGCGCTCCGTCGCCGAGCTGGTCCAGCCACGGGCCGGCGTGCCGATCCTCGGCGGGATGTTCTTCGTGCTGGTCCCGTCGCTGGCCGCGGGCGCGCCGGTGGCCATGCCGTCGCGCCGGGCGCGGACGCTGGGCCGGCAGGTGACCACGCTGCGCCCGCAGGCCACCTATCTGACGCCGCCGCAGCTGCGCGCCGCGCTGGACGCCGGGGTGCCGTTCCACGGCCGCGTCTACAGTGGATCGGCACCGGTCTCCGCCACGCTGCTCAACCGGGTCCGGGCGGCCGGCGCCGACCAGGCCTGGTGCGTCTACGCGCTGACCGAGGTCTTCCCGGCTGCCGCCGTCGAAGCGACCGAGAAAGCCGCGCATACCGGCGACGGCGACCTGGTCGGCGAGCTGCTGCCGGGCGTCCGCGCCGACCTCTCGCCGACCGGCGAGCTGCGGCTGGCCGGGGCCGGGGTGTGCGACCGCTACCTCGGCGCCGACCCGCACCCCTGGGTGTCCACCGGGGACATCGCCCGCCTCGACGGCCGCCGGGTGGTGCTGGCCGGCCGGGCCAAGGACATGATCCTGCGCCGCGCCGAGAACATCTATCCCGGCCTCTACGAGCCGTCCCTGCACGTCCCCGGCGTCGCGCTCGCGGTGCTGGTCGGCGTCCCGGCCGGCGACGGCGACGAGGACGTGGTCGCGATCGTCGAGACCACCCCGGGCGCCGACCCGGCCGCGGTCCGCGCCGCCCTGCGCGAACCGCTGCGCCGAATGGGCGCCGCCCGCCCGGACCGGGTCCTGTTCGCCCCGGTCCCGCTGGCCGGCCGCTCCCGCAAACCGGACCGCGCCGCGGCCGCCCACCTCGCCGCCACCCATGCCGCCTTCGCGGACCCGGCCTCCTCCTGGACGGGCCGATGA
- a CDS encoding glycosyltransferase family 2 protein: MTPLAVIVPAFDEAASIGATLGALAAQTDTDFTLVVVDNGSTDGTAAVVRDFAAPFPIEVITEPERGAGTAADTGFRYAIAHGATLLARTDADCRPAPDWVATARRHLTGGTDLACGRSVPRRDEHPSFAERHVFPAVVRLAALYGRYRSAHRAAGYRTPYVLVHGHNLALTADLYRRCGGTAREPLEAGSEDVTLLNRARRHTDRIIRAEDMVVEASLRRLRAWGARRTLLWYWDRRWRPPTSSEVHVR, translated from the coding sequence ATGACGCCGCTCGCCGTGATCGTTCCCGCGTTCGACGAGGCTGCCTCGATCGGCGCCACGCTGGGTGCCCTCGCCGCCCAGACCGACACCGACTTCACGCTGGTCGTGGTCGACAACGGGTCCACCGACGGCACCGCGGCCGTGGTCCGGGACTTCGCCGCGCCGTTCCCGATCGAGGTGATCACCGAACCGGAACGCGGCGCCGGCACCGCCGCGGACACCGGTTTCCGGTACGCCATCGCGCACGGCGCCACCCTGCTCGCCCGCACCGACGCCGACTGCCGCCCGGCCCCGGACTGGGTGGCCACCGCCCGCCGCCACCTGACCGGCGGAACCGACCTGGCCTGCGGCCGCAGCGTCCCCCGCCGCGACGAGCACCCGTCCTTCGCCGAGCGCCACGTCTTCCCCGCCGTGGTCCGGCTGGCCGCGCTCTACGGCCGGTACCGCAGCGCGCACCGGGCGGCCGGGTACCGCACGCCGTACGTCCTGGTCCACGGCCACAACCTGGCCCTGACCGCGGACCTCTACCGGCGCTGCGGCGGCACCGCCCGGGAACCCCTGGAGGCCGGCTCGGAGGATGTCACCCTGCTCAACCGCGCCCGCCGGCACACCGACCGGATCATCCGCGCCGAGGACATGGTGGTCGAGGCGAGCCTGCGCCGCCTGCGGGCCTGGGGCGCGCGGCGCACGCTGCTCTGGTACTGGGACCGGCGGTGGCGCCCGCCCACGTCCTCGGAGGTGCACGTCCGATGA
- a CDS encoding glycosyltransferase family 2 protein, translating into MGTDLWVIVPAYNEAARISATLYALAAQTDTDFTLLVVDNGSTDTTADTVRAFAGCAPFPVHVLVEPEKGVGCAVDTGIRHAIAAGATRIARTDADCLPRPGWVAAARAALDDGAGMVCGRITARRDEHGPAGRAVFAGLVGLAAAFGRIRPAHRGTSYLAPYRMHAGNNMAITAELYQACGGMPRRPSPTDRLFLNRVRSTTTAIARRRDMVVENSTRRIRAYGVLGTAKWYLDKGSGPRTPDPR; encoded by the coding sequence ATGGGCACCGACCTGTGGGTGATCGTCCCGGCCTACAACGAGGCGGCCCGGATCAGCGCCACCTTGTACGCCCTCGCCGCGCAGACCGACACCGACTTCACCCTGCTCGTGGTCGACAACGGCTCCACCGACACCACCGCCGACACGGTCCGCGCCTTCGCCGGCTGCGCCCCGTTCCCGGTGCACGTCCTGGTCGAACCGGAGAAAGGGGTGGGCTGCGCGGTCGACACTGGGATCCGGCACGCGATCGCGGCCGGCGCCACCCGGATCGCCCGCACCGACGCCGACTGCCTGCCCCGCCCCGGCTGGGTGGCCGCCGCCCGGGCCGCGCTCGACGACGGCGCCGGGATGGTCTGCGGCCGGATCACCGCGCGGCGCGACGAGCACGGCCCGGCCGGGCGGGCGGTCTTCGCCGGGCTGGTCGGGCTCGCTGCCGCGTTCGGCCGGATCCGCCCCGCGCACCGCGGCACGAGCTACCTCGCGCCGTACCGGATGCACGCCGGCAACAACATGGCGATCACCGCCGAGCTCTACCAGGCGTGCGGCGGGATGCCGCGCCGGCCGTCGCCGACCGACCGGCTGTTCCTCAACCGGGTCCGCAGCACCACCACGGCGATCGCCCGCCGCCGCGACATGGTGGTGGAGAACTCCACCCGCCGGATCCGCGCCTACGGCGTGCTCGGCACCGCCAAGTGGTACCTGGACAAGGGCAGCGGCCCGCGCACCCCGGACCCGAGGTGA
- a CDS encoding cytochrome P450, translated as MTPIPQPPGEPAAAPPSATSTPPSLGPSAGVSPPLSSADTSSSLSSAGASPSLPSAGASPSRPSSAGMRRARRRDRQVYLSSHPLLFALLAATRRTPVRKLGSTLLVHSPEAFRDGLTRIPLDRTAAGTTGGAAGDLTGGELLFNQDGADHRGSRRGLADALSAEGVQRLRPIWTEVLDRRLAPLAEGTPIDLVDVTAEMAGATAAALLGTDVDPRALAAAARSAAAAAAREHLPGPPRPGARRAARTATAHLTDLLTQPSTCPTPASASTDSPTSAFASPSATASACASASAPAPASASASADGSALAAMLAVAAVNTTVAALPRAAAWCADADLWAYAESAPDALTSELLRVTAPTPLLPRVAAAPGTLGSCPVDAGDRLILVARHAVDAHRTDPCPAAPAPPQVAQLVFGAGSHACPGARLARLQIADALQALARHRPRVTAARVDRRSALPGWSRLILAPTR; from the coding sequence ATGACCCCGATCCCGCAGCCCCCCGGCGAACCGGCCGCCGCACCCCCGTCCGCCACCAGCACCCCGCCTTCGCTGGGGCCCTCCGCCGGCGTCTCTCCTCCGCTGTCCTCCGCCGACACCTCTTCCTCGCTGTCCTCCGCCGGCGCCTCTCCCTCGCTGCCCTCCGCCGGCGCCTCTCCCTCGCGGCCCTCCTCCGCCGGCATGCGGCGGGCCCGGCGGCGTGACCGGCAGGTTTACCTCTCCAGCCATCCCCTGCTGTTCGCCCTGCTCGCCGCCACCCGCCGCACCCCGGTCCGGAAGCTCGGCAGCACCCTCCTGGTCCACTCCCCGGAGGCGTTCCGGGACGGCCTGACCAGGATCCCGCTGGACCGCACGGCGGCCGGCACCACCGGCGGCGCGGCCGGCGACCTGACCGGCGGCGAGTTGCTGTTCAACCAGGACGGCGCCGACCACCGCGGCTCCCGGCGCGGTCTCGCCGACGCGCTCAGCGCCGAAGGCGTCCAGCGCCTCCGTCCGATCTGGACCGAAGTGCTCGACCGCCGTCTCGCGCCCCTGGCCGAAGGCACCCCGATCGACCTGGTCGACGTCACCGCCGAGATGGCCGGCGCCACCGCCGCCGCCCTGCTCGGCACGGACGTCGACCCCCGCGCCCTGGCCGCCGCGGCCCGCTCCGCAGCAGCCGCCGCCGCCCGCGAACACCTGCCCGGCCCACCCCGCCCCGGCGCCCGCCGCGCCGCCCGAACCGCGACCGCCCACCTCACCGACCTGCTCACCCAGCCCTCCACCTGCCCCACCCCGGCGTCCGCTTCCACCGACTCCCCCACCTCGGCGTTCGCTTCTCCCTCCGCCACCGCCTCGGCCTGTGCTTCCGCTTCCGCTCCCGCTCCTGCTTCTGCTTCCGCTTCCGCGGACGGGTCCGCGCTCGCCGCGATGCTCGCCGTCGCCGCGGTCAACACCACCGTGGCCGCCCTGCCCCGGGCCGCGGCCTGGTGCGCCGACGCCGACCTGTGGGCCTACGCCGAGTCCGCCCCGGATGCCCTCACCTCGGAACTCCTCCGGGTCACCGCCCCGACCCCGCTGCTCCCGCGGGTAGCCGCCGCCCCCGGCACACTCGGCTCCTGCCCGGTCGACGCCGGCGACCGGCTGATCCTGGTGGCCCGCCACGCCGTCGACGCGCACCGCACCGACCCGTGCCCCGCCGCCCCGGCCCCACCCCAGGTCGCCCAGCTGGTCTTCGGCGCCGGCTCGCACGCCTGCCCCGGCGCCCGCCTGGCCCGGCTCCAGATCGCCGACGCCCTCCAGGCCCTGGCCCGGCACCGCCCGCGAGTGACCGCCGCCCGGGTCGACCGCCGCAGCGCCCTCCCCGGCTGGTCCCGCCTGATCCTGGCCCCCACCCGATGA
- a CDS encoding serine/threonine-protein kinase — MEAVIIAERYRIIRPLGSGGMSHVWLARDEVRHVDVAIKQCTVPQGLHPEQREVVSTWALSEAHAAARVRHPHVIRTLDVLPDPDGPWLVMEYVPGRSLQQVIQAGGALPPARVARIGLAVLDGLGAAGRAGLLHLDVKPGNVLIGDDGRIVLIDFGPAVTEAGIAALTQARVVLGSPKYIAPERLFDRTSTARSDLWSLGATLYHAVEGQPPYARGSTAATLRALAAGPPDPPRRAGPLTPLLAGLMRHDPAARLDPAAAEELLRQAARPPRSVIRRRVPALAAALTLLAALAVGGSAQGRENPPDPLPAGFMWWQDPAGLRLAVPTGWTAHSAAGALSFTDPADRITLRITRWPHPRGDVLADLIGQERAVKLPSYRRVRIEAVPAPVWEFTYTDPKAGPMHVLRQLVDGTHLVEWRTPRADWAISLPKLTEIRASFG; from the coding sequence GTGGAAGCGGTCATCATCGCCGAGCGCTACCGGATCATCCGGCCACTCGGCTCCGGGGGGATGAGCCACGTCTGGCTCGCCCGTGACGAGGTGCGGCACGTCGACGTCGCGATCAAACAGTGCACCGTCCCGCAGGGACTGCACCCCGAGCAGCGCGAGGTGGTCAGCACCTGGGCGCTCAGCGAGGCGCACGCCGCGGCCCGGGTCCGGCACCCGCACGTGATCCGCACCCTGGACGTGCTGCCCGACCCGGACGGCCCGTGGCTGGTCATGGAATATGTCCCGGGCCGCTCGCTGCAGCAGGTCATCCAGGCCGGCGGCGCGCTGCCACCGGCCCGGGTCGCGCGGATCGGCCTGGCCGTGCTGGACGGGCTGGGCGCCGCCGGCCGCGCCGGGCTGCTGCACCTCGACGTCAAACCGGGCAACGTGCTGATCGGCGACGACGGCCGGATCGTGCTGATCGACTTCGGCCCGGCGGTCACCGAGGCCGGGATCGCCGCGCTGACCCAGGCCCGGGTGGTGCTCGGCTCCCCCAAGTACATCGCCCCGGAGCGGCTCTTCGACCGCACCTCGACGGCCCGCTCCGACCTGTGGTCGCTGGGCGCCACGCTCTACCACGCCGTCGAGGGCCAGCCGCCCTACGCGCGCGGCAGCACCGCGGCCACCCTGCGCGCGCTGGCCGCCGGACCGCCCGACCCGCCGCGCCGGGCCGGTCCGCTCACCCCGCTGCTGGCCGGGCTGATGCGGCACGACCCGGCCGCCCGGCTCGACCCGGCCGCCGCCGAGGAGCTGCTGCGCCAGGCGGCCCGGCCACCCCGGTCGGTGATCCGCCGCCGGGTGCCCGCGCTGGCCGCCGCGCTCACCCTGCTCGCCGCGCTCGCCGTGGGCGGCAGCGCGCAGGGCCGGGAGAACCCGCCCGACCCGCTGCCGGCCGGCTTCATGTGGTGGCAGGACCCGGCCGGGCTGCGGCTGGCGGTGCCGACCGGGTGGACCGCGCACAGCGCCGCCGGCGCGCTGTCGTTCACCGACCCGGCCGACCGGATCACCCTGCGGATCACCCGCTGGCCGCACCCGCGCGGGGACGTGCTCGCCGACCTGATCGGCCAGGAGCGGGCGGTGAAACTGCCGAGCTACCGGCGGGTGCGGATCGAGGCGGTGCCGGCGCCGGTCTGGGAGTTCACCTACACCGACCCGAAGGCCGGCCCGATGCACGTGCTGCGCCAGCTGGTCGACGGGACACACCTCGTGGAGTGGCGCACACCACGTGCCGATTGGGCCATCAGCCTGCCGAAACTCACCGAAATCAGAGCCAGTTTCGGCTGA